Below is a window of Herminiimonas arsenicoxydans DNA.
CGGCGGCACTACCGGCACCGCCAAGGGGGCGATGCTCACGCATCGCAATATCGTCGCCAATATTCTGCAGAATGAAGCCTGGATCTGGCCGGTATTGCGCAAGGAGCCGCCGGACAAGACGCTGAATTTTGTCTGCGCGCTGCCGCTTTATCATATCTTCGCGTTGACGGCCTGCTGCATGCTGGGTACCCGGCTGGGCGTGATGAATATCCTGATCCCGAATCCGCGCGATATTCCCAGTCTCGTCAAGGAGCTGATGAAGTACAAGATCAACCTGTTGCCTGCAGTGAATACGCTGTACAACGGCTTGCTGAATAATCCCGATTTTGCAAAAGTCGATTTTTCCGAGCTCAAACTGTGTAACGGCGGTGGCATGGCCGTACAGCAGGTTGTCAATGATCGTTGGCGAGTAGTTACCGGATGCTCGATCATTGAAGGTTACGGCTTGTCCGAAACCTCGCCGGTAGCGACTTCGAACCCGGTTGAAACGACAGAATTTTCCGGCACGATAGGCTTGCCGGTACCGTCGACTGAAGTGATGATCCTTGACAGCAATGACAATGAAGTTGCACTCGGCTTGTCCGGCGAGATTGCGATACGCGGCCCGCAGGTAATGGCAGGTTACTGGAACAATCCTGCTGAAACGGCACAGGCGATGACGGCTGACGGATTTTTCAAGACCGGCGATATCGGCGTCATGGATGCGCGCGGTTACACGAGGATTGTCGATCGCAAGAAAGACATGATTCTGGTGTCCGGTTTCAATGTCTATCCGAGTGAAATTGAAAACGTGGTCGCCGGACATCCAGGCGTGCTGGAATGCGCCTGCATAGGCGTGCCGGATGAGCATACAGGTGAAGCGGTCAAACTGTTTGTCGTGCGCCGCGACCCTGCATTGACTGCAGAAGCCCTGATGGCCTTCTGCAAGGAACAATTTACCGGTTACAAGAAGCCGAAAATGATAGAGTTCCGAACGGAGTTGCCGAAATCGAATGTCGGCAAGATACTGCGGCGCGAATTGCGCGATGAAATCAAGACGACTTGAGCTTGAACTTCAGCGGCCAGTTCGCTGGCAGCGCGAAAGGCGCTGCATTGTCCCACTCTCGTTGTAATTATTTGTGTGGCAGGATCGGCGGCGGCAGGTGGCGCGGCTTGCGGTTGTCATCGGTGGCGACGTAGGTCAGGGTGGCTTCTGTCACTTTCACAATTTCTACTTCCAGGCGATTGCGTTCTGCGTAGCATTCCACGTTCACGGTGATCGAGGTATTGCCGACCTTGACAATTTCAGCGTAGATCGACAACAGGTCGCCGACGAATACCGGATGCTTGAATAAAAATGAATTCACTGCAATCGTGACAACACGACCGTTGGCGCGGCGGGTGGCGCATACGGCACCCGCCAGATCGACCTGCGCCATGATCCAGCCGCCGAATACGTCGCCATGCATATTGGAATCATGCGGCATCGGTACGACGCGCATTTGCGGGATTTTCCCTGCAGGCAGGTCTGTGTGGTGTTCGCTTGCCATTTTTTCTCCCAGTGGATAATTGAGGTGGTATTTTTCGAGCAGTATTGTTAACCGCTACAATCCCGAGACAGAAGCATAAACCATTTGAAAATTTCTCACCCATGCGCCGCTCTTCCGCTTCCTCCGAACCTGCTCCCTTATCATCCGGCAATCGTAATGACTGGGCTACGCTCAAGACGCTGATCCCGTATTTGTGGACGTACAAATGGCGCGTCGCCCTGGCGTTGCTGTTCCTGATCGCCGCCAAGTTTGCCAACGTCGGCGTGCCGCTGGTATTGAAACGCCTGATCGACGGTCTCACGATCGATCCAGCCAGCCCGCATGCGCTGCTGGTTTTGCCGGTTGGCATACTGTTCGCCTATGGCGCGCTACGCCTGTCGACTACCTTGTTTACTGAATTGCGCGAATACACTTTCGCGAAGGTCACGCAACGCGCCGTGCGCACGATTGCATTGCAGGTATTCCGCCATTTGCATGCCTTGTCGCTGCGCTTCCATTTGAATCGTCAGACCGGCGGCATGACGCGCGATATCGAGCGCGGCACGCGTGGCATTTCCTCGCTGGTTTCGTACACGCTGTTCAGCATTCTGCCGACACTGGTTGAAATCACACTGGTGCTGGGTTATCTGGTCCTGCATTACGACATCTGGTTTTCGATCATTACGGCGGTGGCGCTGGTCAGCTATATTGCATTCACCGTGGTGGTGACCGAATGGCGTACGCATTTCCGTCGCACGATGAACGATCTGGATTCAAAGGCGAATACCAAGGCGATTGATTCGCTGATTAATTACGAAACGGTTAAATATTTCGGTAATGAAGATTACGAAGCCAAACGCTATGACGAGGGCTTGAAGCGTTACGAAACGGCCGCCGTCAAATCGCAAACGTCCCTGTCGGTATTGAATACCGGGCAATCCAGCATCATCGCCGTTGCCGTCACGCTGATTCTTTGGCGCGCCACGCAGGGCGTGATCAGCGGGACGATGACGCTGGGCGATCTGGTGCTGGTGAATGCCTTCATGATCCAGTTGTATATCCCATTGAATTTTCTCGGCGTGATTTATCGCGAGATCAAGCAAAGCCTGGCTGATATGGAACGGCTTTTTTCCCTGCTCGATCAGCACAGGGAAATTGCCGACAAGCCGAATACGCAGGCACTGGTAGTGCAGGGTGCGGAAGTGAAATTTTCGCATGTCGGCTTCAGTTACGAAGCCAAGCGGCAGATTCTGTTCGATGTCGATTTCACGATTGCCGCCGGCACAACGACGGCAGTAGTCGGACATAGCGGCTCCGGCAAGTCGACGCTGTCGCGTTTGTTGTTTCGCTTCTATGATGTCAACGAAGGCGCGATTCTGATCGACGGACAGGATGTGCGTGATGTCACGCAGGCTTCGCTGCGCAATGCCATCGGTATCGTGCCGCAGGACACGGTGCTGTTCAACGATACGATTGAATACAACATCGCTTACGGTAAGCCGGGTGCAAGCAAGGACGATATTGTTGCGGCGGCGAAGTCGGCCTATATTCATGATTTCATTGAATCGCTGCCGGACGGTTATGCCACCATGGTCGGCGAACGCGGCCTGAAATTGTCCGGCGGTGAGAAGCAGCGGGTGGCGATTGCGCGTACCTTGCTCAAGCATCCGGCTATTTTAATTTTCGACGAAGCGACCTCGGCACTCGATTCAAAAGCAGAGCAGGCGATTCAGGCGCAGTTGAAAGAGATTGCGAAGGATAGAACGACGATGGTTATCGCCCACCGCTTGTCGACTATTGTGGATGCGGCGCAGATACTGGTGCTGGATCACGGTCGCATAGTCGAGCGCGGCACGCATGCGCAATTGCTGGCGGCAGATGGTGCCTATGCCCAGATGTGGGCGCGCCAGCAGGCGCGACAGGATGAATCGCCAGCCTCCCCAACTGACGACGATGCTGTCGCCGAGTCCTTGCTGCATGAGTTGCACACCGATATGCTACCTGACGCATAAAGCCCCGTGCGCCGATGCGCGGCGTACTGGTCGGGAAGCGCGGCGCTGAAATTTGTTTGGGTTTTCTGCTGGAACGCATCTCGCAAATTAATTGTTAGCAGGCCCCAAGGAACTCGCATTAAAAAGAGTTACTCTATCTGTCATTAATTACACGCAAGAATGCGACGTACAGGAATGCGTGCAGATGGTTGGCGCCAGCAGGATGCAATATGGCGCGGAACTTGAACTGCTTGCTGCGAGCCTTATTCATCACCTCACCGTATTCAAGGAGACATCATGAAATCGACCACGCTGCTGAAGACCCTGATCGGCGCTGCAATGATGAGCACGTTAATGACGGCAGCGCAGGCACAGGAGTTGAGCGGCACGCTGAAAAAAATCAAGGAAACAGGCGAGATCACAATCGGCTATCGCGAATCGTCGATTCCATTTTCCTTCCTGGATGACAAGCAGCAGCCGATAGGCTACGCGATGGATCTGTGCATGAAGATCGTGGGGACCGTCAAGGCGGATCTGAAACTGCCGGCGCTCAAGGTCAAGCTGCAACCCGTTACCTCCAGCAATCGCATACCCTTATTGAATAACGGCACCATCGATCTGGAGTGCGGCTCGACCACCAATTCGATTGCGCGGCAGGAACAGGTTGCATTCGGTCCGACCTACTTTGTGATCAATGTGACGGCAGCCGTCAAGAAATCATCCAACATCAATACCATCGCGCAGCTGGACGGCAAGACCGTATCGACGACATCGGGTACAACCTCCGTGCCCTTGTTGAAGGCATACAAGAAAGCCGGCAACGCGCAGGTGAAGGAAATCTACGGCAAGGATCATGCAGAGGCTTTCCTGTTGATGGCCGATGACAGGGCGGCCGCATTCGTGATGGACGACATCCTGCTGGCAGGACAGATCGCCAACGCCAAACGACCTGGAGACTACAAGATACTGCCGGAATCCCTGCGTCAGGAGCCATACAGCATGATGTTGCGCAAGGGCGATCCGCAGTTCAAGGCCCTGGTGGATAAATCGATCACTGCAGTCATGCAATCGGGCGAAATCGACAAGATCTACGCCAAATGGTTTACGACGCCGATTCCGCCCAAAGGCCTGAACCTGAATTTCCCGATGACGCCGGCGATCAAGGAAGCGTTCAAGCACCCGAACGACAAGGGTATCTGAACCGGGACGTCGCCATGAATGCAGCGAGGAGGGCGAGAGCATGAATCTTGGCATTTTCCTGGAGCAGGTTCCTGACGGTGACGGCACCTGGGGCTATATGCTGTTGTCAGGATTGGGCTGGACGCTGGCGGTCGCTTTCTTTGCGTGGATATTTGCGTTTGTGCTGGGCTCGCTGATCGGTATTGCGCGAACGACGGAAAAGCGCTGGCTGGTGGGTCTGGGCGGCGCCTACGTCGAATTGTTCCGCAACATTCCGCTGCTGGTGCAATTTTTCGTCTGGTACTTTGTGATTCCGGGTTTGGTCCCCGCCGTCAAGACCTGGGTCATCACGCTGGATCCGACGATACATCAATTCGTCACGGCCATCATCTGCCTCGGATTTTTTACCTCGTCGCGCATCGCCGAACAAGTGCGCTCCGGCATACAATCGCTGCCGCGCGGCCAGCGCAATGCAGGGTATGCGCTGGGATTGACGGGCATGCAAACCTATCGTTTCGTCTTGTTGCCGATGGCGTACCGGATCATCATCCCGCCGCTGACATCCGAGCTGATGAACCTGATCAAGAATACTGCTGTAGCGTATTCGATCGGCCTGGTTGAACTGTTTTTCCGCACGCGGGAAATGGGCGAGATGACCTTCCGTTACTTCGAAGCATTTGGTGCTGCGACCCTGATGTACGTGGTCATTGCCATGCTGGCCAATCGCGTGATGGCATTGGTGGAGCGACGCACTGCCGTGCCCGGATTGATTGCCGGAGGCAAGCATGGGTGATCTCGATTTTGATGTGATCAGTCGCACCTGGCCTTATCTTTTAAGCGGCCTCAAATACACGCTGCAACTGACATTAACGGCGGCAATCGGCGGCGTCCTGTTCGGTACGCTGCTGGCGCTGGCACGTCTGTCTTCATTCAAGTCGCTGGCATTCCTGGCCGCCGCCTACGTGAATTTGATGCGTTCGATTCCGCTGCTGCTGGTGATCTTCTGGTTTTATTTTCTGGTGCCGGTCGTACTGCAAACGATTACAGGATCGGAGCGGCCGGTGCAGTTGGGGGCTGATCGATCTGCCTACATTACCTTCATCATGTTCGAGGCGGCTTATTTTTGCGAGATTATGCGTGCCGGTATCCAGAGCATTTCAAAGGGACAGGTGAATGCCGCCTACGCGCTGGGTTTGTCTTATGCGCAAGCTATGCGGCTGGTCGTGCTGCCGCAAGCCTTCCGCAATATGCTGCCGATCCTGCTGACGCAAACCATCGTGCTGTTTCAGGATGTCTCGCTGGTGTCGCTGCTGAACGTGACTGATTTTGTCGGTGCCTCGGTCAAGATCGCGCAACGCGACAGTCGCGTGGTTGAAATGTATCTGTTTGTCGCCATCGTTTATTTCGTACTCAGCTTCGCACTGTCGAGCATGGTCAAGCAATTGCAAAAACGTATCGCCATCATTCGCTAGGGACAAGAACATGATTGAAATGAAAAATGTGAGCAAATGGTATGGCAGCTTTCAGGTCCTGAACGATTGCACGACGAGCGTTGCGAAGGGCGATGTGGTCGTGGTGTGCGGCCCATCCGGTTCGGGGAAATCGACATTGATAAAAACAGTCAACGGACTGGAGCCGTTTCAAAAAGGCAGCATTACGGTCGATGGCATTTCGGTCGGCGATCCGAAAACCAATCTGCCGGCCCTGCGCTCCCGCATAGGCATGGTGTTCCAGAATTTCGAGTTGTTCCCCCATCTTTCCATACGTGAAAATCTGACGCTGGGACAAATCAGGGTGCTGGGCCGTAGCGAAGAAGAAGCTGCCGAGCGCGGTCTGAAGTATCTTGATCGGGTAGGCCTGATTGCACAGAAAGACAAGTTTCCGGGGCAGCTATCCGGCGGTCAGCAACAGCGTGTGGCGATTGCCCGTGCCTTGGCGATGGACCCGATTGCGATGCTGTTCGACGAACCGACCTCGGCGCTCGATCCCGAAATGATCAATGAAGTGCTGGATGTCATGGTCGGTCTGGCGCAGGACGGCATGACGATGATGGTGGTCACGCATGAAATGGGATTTGCCAGAAAAGTGGCGAATCGCGTGATTTTCATGGATCAGGGAACGATAGTCGAAGATTGCACGAAAGACGAATTCTTCGGCACCGTGCGTTCGGATCGCGCGCGCGATTTTCTGGCGAAAATTATTCATTAGCTACTTCCTGGCGCGATCATCTTGTCTTGTTGCCACGACGAGGCATTTTCGCAATGCGAACGGGTAAAATAGCGGCAGTCCGAACAACGAGCTGCCATGATCATGAATTCTGCATCCACCCGACCTTCCAGCATCACCATCACGCGTCCTGACGATTGGCATCTGCACTTGCGCGATGGCGCGACGATTGCCTCCGTTCTGCCCGATACTGCGCGGCAATTTGCGCGCGCCATCGTGATGCCGAATCTCAAGCCGCCGGTGACCACGACGGCGCAAGCGGTCGCTTACCGCGAACGTATACTGGCGGCCTTGCCGGCCGGCATGCAGTTCGAGCCCTTGATGACCCTGTACCTGACCAACAATACGCCGCCGGAAGAAATCCAGCGTGCCAGGGACAGTGGCGTGGTGCATGCGGTCAAACTGTATCCGGCCGGTGCAACCACCAATTCCGATGCGGGCGTCAGCGATTTGTCCAAATGCTATAAAACGCTGGAGGCCATGCAAAAAATCGGCATGCCTTTTCTCGTGCATGGTGAAGTCACCGATCCGAATGTGGATATTTTTGATCGCGAAGCCGTGTTCATTGACCGCGTGATGCAACCGCTGCGTCGCGACATGCCTGAATTGAAAGTGGTTTTCGAACACATCACTACCAAAGATGCGGCGCAATACGTGGCCGAAGCGGACCGCCACGTCGCTGCGACGATCACCGCGCATCATTTGCTGTACAACCGCAATGAAATTTTCAAAGGCGGAATCCGTCCGCATTATTACTGCCTGCCGGTATTGAAACGTGAATTGCACAGGCAGGCGCTGGTGGCGGCAGCAACTTCCGGCAGCAACAAATTCTTCCTCGGCACCGATTCCGCGCCGCACCCGAAAGGCCTGAAAGAACACGCCTGTGGTTGTGCCGGTTGCTACACCGCCTTGCATGCGATGGAGTTGTACACGCAAGCCTTCGATCAGGCGGATGCGCTGGACAAACTGGAGCAGTTTGCCAGTTTCAACGGCCCGGATTTTTACAGTTTGCCGCGCAATACCGGCACCATTACCTTGCGACGTGAAGAGTGGCAAGTGCCGGGCGAGTTGCCCTTGGGCGAGACGACGCTGGTGCCATTGAATGGCGGAGAGACGATAGGCTGGAAGTTCGTTTGAGCATGTGTGCGGTCGAGCCATCTTTATCCGGCCGAACTGGAACGACAGCGATGATGGTTCGATGAAGCAGTCTTTTCTGGATGGCATTATCTGGTCCAGGCCGTGGCTTGCCAGTGTGCGCGCCACGGGCGAGGCAATCGCGCAGGCACCCGACTGGCGGCTGGAATTAAACCGCCGAGTAGCCGCGCTGGGTGTGCGCAATCATCGTGATTTGCCGATTCAATTCGTTGCGCAATCCGACTTGCCTGCGGGCCTGGCATATGAAGCCTTCATCAGCCAGACCGGCTGCGTGCCTACCCGCGACAATCTGCACGATTTTTTCAACGCGCTGGTATGGCTGACCTTCCCGCGCATCAAAGTCCAGTTGAACGCCTTGCAAGCCCGCGAGATCGAACGCGCCGCAGCGGAAAACACGACCAAACCACGCGGCAAGTTGCGCGATGCTGCCACCATATTCGATGAAAACGCCGTGCTGCTCCTGACCGCCAGAAGCGAACTGGTGCAAGCCTTGCGCGCGCATGAGTGGGAACAGGTATTCGTCAAACGACGGAACGACTTTGTTCAGGACTGCGAGGTTTTTCTATTCGGCCATGCCTTGATGGAAAAGCTGGTTGCACCGTACAAGGCGATTACCGGCCATGCGTGGATCGTGACACTGGATATGCCTGATGCCGCGCTGGCGGCTGCAGATACGGATGTGCGGCAGTGGATCGATATCACAGTCGCACGGCAACTGGCGCAAGGCTTGAGTACTGCGGATTTTTCACCCTTGCCGGTGCTGGGCGTGCCCGGCTGGTGGCCGGATCAGGACGATGCATTTTATCGGGACGTCAGCGTTTTCCGGCCCAAGCGGCGCAGCTTAACGTCGGATGTGTCTTGCCTGGAAAATATGCAAAAGTGATTTGCTCTTGAGGTCGCTGCATGACGGCAGTACGTTGGGAAAACCAGTCTTCCTCTCAAAAAAAATGCCTGCAATTAGCAGGCATTTTTTGTTTGGCACAAACATCGGGCCGCGGGTGACTACTTGATCAATCCAGTCAATCAAGCTTGATTCTGATTCCCACCAGCACCAGATTGTTGAGCAAGCCGCCGCGGCCGAACTGGGCATCGTAATTGGCGTACCAGCTCATCCGGCGGTTGATGGCAGTCGATATACCGACGCCGGTCCAGCCGGTATTGCGCGCCAAACCAATTCCCTGTACCGCAAAACTGCTGCCCGGTGCGGCGGCAAATGAGGCTTGAAAATCCAGCTTGCCGTCAGTCATCGCATGCTGCCAGGCGGCGTAGGTCTGCACCGTACTGCGACCGGCAAACCAAGTGACGTCAGACTCGGCACGCACACCCAGCTGCGCCATCCATTGGCGATAATTCTGACTGCCTGCGACCAAACCGAAGCTGCCGCCGCTCTCGGCAAAAGCACCGCGCTGCAAATGATCGTAGCTGATGCCGGCAAACGGCGTGACCAGGGTGTTGGGGGATGCTTTCATCGCGTATCCTGTTTCAGCGTAAGCCGACAGCATGCGGTCCGTATGCGAGGCTTGCAGGCTTTCGATTTCGGCCCCGGCCAGCGCTACGCGGTCGACGGTGCTCGACACCGTCGCCGCACCGATACGGCCAGCCACGTAGGCCTTGCTGTTGCCGGCAGTGTCGGCCGCCGGGATCGTATAACGCCCGTATAGGGAGACACTGACATCCTGGCCCTTGGCGGTGCCGCCAATGCGATCAAAGCTGGCCTTGCTGTCGGAGTATGACAATGCTGCGCCAGCGATCGCATGTTCGCCCAGCCGGGTATCGACGCCGAACTGCCCGCCCCACAGCCCGGTGTCGCCAGAGGCATAGCCGCTTTGCGCCAGTTTGCCGGAGGCGCCGAAAGTGGAGCCCCACAATCCTGTTTTTACTTGCTTGTCCTGACTGCCCAATAAGGCCATGCGATCGGACAGGGCGCGATTGACGGTCTGCGATTGCTGGAACGTCAATGCCTGCGATGAGGCATGAATCTGCCCGGAAAGGCTATCCAGCGCATCTCCCAGCGCTGCGATGCTGGCCGTCTGCTGCAGTGCTGCCGCACTGGTGAGCAAGGCGCTGCCGTTGGGATTGGCGGCTGCGGAAGCATCTGCAATCAGCATGGCCTGTTCGACATTGGCTGCGGTATTGGTACGGGTGGCATCGCCCGCAAACGCTTGCGCGGCAACGGAGGTGGTGGAGACGCGGCTGATGGTCAGATCGACATCCTTAACCGTATATGTAACCTTGGCCGTCAGCAACGGCGGGAAAGCGGTCCCTACCGTTTGAAAGCCGATATCGCCGAACTTGCCGGCGACCGTACCAGCGCTCAAGACGGTCTTTGGCGTGTTGCTGGCTTGCGCTGTAACATAGTTGTTGGCATTGCCGCTACCAGTCGGTACGGTCGCCACCAGATGCGAATTGCCCAGCGTTGCGGTGCCGCCGACCACCAGCGTTGAATTGATATCGTTTGCCAGGATCGACGCCGCCGAGCCCGTGTAATTGCCTGTAATCGTCAGGCCTGTACCGGTATTGCTCAGACGACCGCTATTGCTGACGTTGCCACCGATCTGGCCACCATCGCCGGACAGGTTGCCGGCTGCGTCGATTTGCACGCCGGAGCTGACCGATCCGGTGATATTGAGCGTACCGCCAGAAATCCGGCTGTTGCCGCTATAAGTATTACTGCCGGATAAGGTCAAGTTACCCGTGCCGTTTTTGATCAGCCCTGCATCGCCACCGATGTCATTGCTGAAGGTCGATGACATGCCATTAAAACTGACATTCACATTCGACCCCAGCGCCAGACTTTGCGCAAACAAGGCTGGGCCATTGATCGCCTTGCCGGCGTTCAGCAAGCCCCAGCCGTAGGTCGCTGTATCGCCCATGCTGGTAGCGGTGGATAAAATCGTTTGTCGTAACAAATCCGCATTCATCCACGGGTAAGCTTGTTGCACCAGTGCCAGTGCGCCGGTCACGACCGGCACTGCAAAGGAGGTGCCGTACACCCGGCCGCCGGCAGTGGGCGAGACAAAATCGCCGGGCGCTGCCAGGCACCAGTTGGCGGCGACGCCGCAGCGGTTGGCATAGCTGGAAATAACACCGGGCGTTGTATCCGCGCTGGAAAATCCCTGTCCGCCGCCGACCGCATTGACGGCCGTGACTGCCAGCCAGCCGGCTTGCAGACCCGGATACAGCGTCGGCAAGCCCGCCGTCATGCTGGGCTGGCTGCTGTAATCGTTGCCGGTCGCCCAGACGAACAATGAACCCTTGGAGACGAAAGGCTGGTAAATATTGTTATACGTTGCGGCATTGGATGGCGCGGCAATGGAGCCTACTGTAAGGGACTGGTTGAAAATCCGCACGCCACTGTTGTACAGACGATCATAGATGGCCGTATTGAGTTGCACGCCGTTAGTGCTGCTACCGGCAGCGATACCATGGATACGTACATCCGGTGCGATGCCGGTATTCGTGCCGCCCAATGCTTCCGCCACTTCGGTGCCATGCAGATTGCCGGTTCCGCTAGCGCCGACAAAACCTCCCAACGAATACACGTCTTTGCTAATGCGTCCCGCAAGCTCGGGAGCGGCGACGTTGAAATCGGTATCGACCACTCCGACTGTCACGCCGGCGCCGGTAATGCCGCGTGCATGCGCTGCGTCGGCGTTACTGAGATCGCTGGCGACATAGGAAGGGCCGCCATTGCCTGGATTTCGCGCACTCCCGCCACCGCCGCCACCGCAACCGGAAAGCACAGCCGAGATCGACATGGTGAGCAGGGAAAGCTGAAAAGGAATACGGGCTAAAGGGGTTCGGGAAGAAGTACGGAATGTGTGCTGGTTGCTCATGGCGATCTGTATGGTTGCAAGAGGGAGGCTGGTGCAAAACTCCACAACAAGGCAGGCACAGAATGACGGTTCGGCAGATAAGGCGATGGTGCGTTGATGGCGCAGCGAAGGTATTTTTCGCTGGCAAAAGAAATCAATCAAAAGAGATATGGCAGACCCTAGGCATCGTCTCTTTTTTCATGAATTGAAAGGCCGTTATTCTGTAGCAGGCGAATCATCAATGCAAAAACCAATCCGCCGACCAGAACTGCAAGCCTGACTTTGTTTGGATGCCGCCGATCATAAGGGGGTGGGGATGTCTTTTCCCGACAAAACCTTGTCAATATCCGCCAACATGCATGGAACTTGTTGGTAAGTTGTCGCATAGTAAATATATGCGATGACGTTCATGAAACACTGCTGACAGACAATTATCAGGGCATCAATATTGCACTCGGTATTACATTGTGGGGAGATGTGCCGATCAGCCAACTTTTGCTTGATGCAAGCGGATGATCGGTTGAAGAGGTGACCGGAAGTAAGTCGCAATGTATCTGCGTACCCGACAACGCAATCCAAAGCGTAGGGTGGAAAAGCAAAGCGCATTCCACCAAACCCACGTCTCGATACATCTCATTCGAAATGCCCTCCTTCGGAGGAAGACGCTGCGCTTTTCCTCCCTGAGTCAATTTGCCTGCACCACCCGACAGCACAAGCCAAACTGCCGTGCTTACGTCAGCTCAAGTCCGTCAGCGTTAGCGAAACTGTAATTAATAGTATGAAGAAGGGGATACTGGCGCCGTGGTTTAAACTTTATCGCCATGCAGGATGGAGTGACTGGCAATCTGCGAGTCAGGAGCTGGTTTGAGGGGTGATCGAGGTGAGTTTCGCATCATGGATGGCGCACTGCTAGCGTGACGCTGCATGCGACTCGAACAAGGGAATGCCGCGCAGGATCTTGTTTTGCATATCTTCTATGAATGCTTGCGGTCCGTAACCCAGGGTTTCGCCAGCCTGCTCGTAAAAGAAGGGCCTCCCGGTTTGGCGGCTGAAGTTCATCATCCATTCCAGCTCTGTCGCAGTCAGATCGCGTCCGCCATAGGCCAGCCGGTAAGCTGCGTGGCCGCGCCAGGTGGTTTTCACGATGATCACGCCCAGCTCGGTGGGTTTGAAGGAATCCGGAAAGGGGCTGTCGGAGTCGACCCAGCCGCAGGAAAACTGGCGGCAGGGAGAATCCGGTCGCGTTTCATAAATACTGCAACCGCCGTCGCGCACGAAATGGCAGCGCACGCCGGGTTTCATTTCATGTCCGTAGATCGTCGACGCCAGCCAGCCGTCGCAGCACGCAGTGCAATCCCCGCATGCACGTGGCGCATTGCTGGCAGCTTGCGGCTTGACGGGCGCTATCTGTATGACCTGGCCGCAGCATTTCTTGTATTTCTTGCCGCTGCCGCAAGGGCATGGATCGTTTCTACTGGGTTTCACTGCGCGAACTACCTTTCATGGCAAGGCGTCATTATGATGCGAGTACATTTTTTTTGCTGTATTGCCTGCAACGGC
It encodes the following:
- the fadD gene encoding Long-chain-fatty-acid--CoA ligase (Long-chain acyl-CoA synthetase) (Evidence 2a : Function of homologous gene experimentally demonstrated in an other organism; PubMedId : 11736662, 12034706; Product type e : enzyme) encodes the protein MDKFWLQSYPKGVPAEIDFTQYDSLVELLEESFRKYADRHAYVCMDKFLTYAEVDTLSQKLGAWLQGTGLQKGARVALMMPNVLQYPVALAAVLRAGYVVVNVNPLYKPRELQHQLVDSGAEAIIILENFATTLEKIIVSTQIKHVVVATMGDMLGGLKGLLVNFVVRHVKKMVPAFSLPQAVSFKDVLAQAAHMHLQRPLLGPQDIAFLQYTGGTTGTAKGAMLTHRNIVANILQNEAWIWPVLRKEPPDKTLNFVCALPLYHIFALTACCMLGTRLGVMNILIPNPRDIPSLVKELMKYKINLLPAVNTLYNGLLNNPDFAKVDFSELKLCNGGGMAVQQVVNDRWRVVTGCSIIEGYGLSETSPVATSNPVETTEFSGTIGLPVPSTEVMILDSNDNEVALGLSGEIAIRGPQVMAGYWNNPAETAQAMTADGFFKTGDIGVMDARGYTRIVDRKKDMILVSGFNVYPSEIENVVAGHPGVLECACIGVPDEHTGEAVKLFVVRRDPALTAEALMAFCKEQFTGYKKPKMIEFRTELPKSNVGKILRRELRDEIKTT
- a CDS encoding Acyl-CoA thioester hydrolase (Evidence 2b : Function of strongly homologous gene; Product type e : enzyme), with product MASEHHTDLPAGKIPQMRVVPMPHDSNMHGDVFGGWIMAQVDLAGAVCATRRANGRVVTIAVNSFLFKHPVFVGDLLSIYAEIVKVGNTSITVNVECYAERNRLEVEIVKVTEATLTYVATDDNRKPRHLPPPILPHK
- a CDS encoding ABC transporter, putative xenobiotic-transporting ATPase (Evidence 2b : Function of strongly homologous gene; Product type t : transporter); the protein is MLTATIPRQKHKPFENFSPMRRSSASSEPAPLSSGNRNDWATLKTLIPYLWTYKWRVALALLFLIAAKFANVGVPLVLKRLIDGLTIDPASPHALLVLPVGILFAYGALRLSTTLFTELREYTFAKVTQRAVRTIALQVFRHLHALSLRFHLNRQTGGMTRDIERGTRGISSLVSYTLFSILPTLVEITLVLGYLVLHYDIWFSIITAVALVSYIAFTVVVTEWRTHFRRTMNDLDSKANTKAIDSLINYETVKYFGNEDYEAKRYDEGLKRYETAAVKSQTSLSVLNTGQSSIIAVAVTLILWRATQGVISGTMTLGDLVLVNAFMIQLYIPLNFLGVIYREIKQSLADMERLFSLLDQHREIADKPNTQALVVQGAEVKFSHVGFSYEAKRQILFDVDFTIAAGTTTAVVGHSGSGKSTLSRLLFRFYDVNEGAILIDGQDVRDVTQASLRNAIGIVPQDTVLFNDTIEYNIAYGKPGASKDDIVAAAKSAYIHDFIESLPDGYATMVGERGLKLSGGEKQRVAIARTLLKHPAILIFDEATSALDSKAEQAIQAQLKEIAKDRTTMVIAHRLSTIVDAAQILVLDHGRIVERGTHAQLLAADGAYAQMWARQQARQDESPASPTDDDAVAESLLHELHTDMLPDA
- a CDS encoding hypothetical protein (Evidence 5 : No homology to any previously reported sequences); amino-acid sequence: MQMVGASRMQYGAELELLAASLIHHLTVFKETS
- the gltI gene encoding Glutamate/aspartate periplasmic binding protein precursor (Evidence 2a : Function of homologous gene experimentally demonstrated in an other organism; PubMedId : 1091635; Product type t : transporter) → MKSTTLLKTLIGAAMMSTLMTAAQAQELSGTLKKIKETGEITIGYRESSIPFSFLDDKQQPIGYAMDLCMKIVGTVKADLKLPALKVKLQPVTSSNRIPLLNNGTIDLECGSTTNSIARQEQVAFGPTYFVINVTAAVKKSSNINTIAQLDGKTVSTTSGTTSVPLLKAYKKAGNAQVKEIYGKDHAEAFLLMADDRAAAFVMDDILLAGQIANAKRPGDYKILPESLRQEPYSMMLRKGDPQFKALVDKSITAVMQSGEIDKIYAKWFTTPIPPKGLNLNFPMTPAIKEAFKHPNDKGI